Part of the Caldisericia bacterium genome, ATTCTTTTAGATCTAAATTTTAGTGAAGATTTTGAGGCACAGGTTGATATGAATGTTGTTATGAATGAGCAGAAGAAAATTATAGAGATTCAGGGGACGGGAGAGAAGAGAGAGTTTTCTGTGGAAGAACTTTTTAAACTTGTTAAACTTGCATGGAAAGGTATAAACGAGATAATAAACTATGAAAAAGAACTTCTCAAAGACGCTATTAGTGGCTACTGAAAATCCACACAAGCTAAGAGAATATATAGGGGTTTCTAAGTTGTTTGATTTAAAAATAAAATTCCTGTCCCTTAGGGATTTTAATGGACTTTCACTGCCAGAGGAGACAGGAGAAACATTTCTTGAGAATGCTCTTATCAAGGCAAGATACGCTTTTGAAAAAACAAAAATACCAACAATTGCAGATGACTCTGGTTTGATTATTGATTATCTTGATGGAAAACCAGGTGTTTTTTCAAAAAGATTCGCAGGAGAAGATGGGGATTTTGAAAAGAATATAAAAAAGGTACTATTACTT contains:
- the rdgB gene encoding RdgB/HAM1 family non-canonical purine NTP pyrophosphatase is translated as MKKNFSKTLLVATENPHKLREYIGVSKLFDLKIKFLSLRDFNGLSLPEETGETFLENALIKARYAFEKTKIPTIADDSGLIIDYLDGKPGVFSKRFAGEDGDFEKNIKKVLLLLEGVPFEKRKAMFKTVIVYKDSEREKAFEGTLSGYIWFEKRGKEGFGYDPIFYLPELDKTIGELSFEEKNKISHRSKALRKLFAYLSNQSYNPVDP